One window of Papaver somniferum cultivar HN1 chromosome 9, ASM357369v1, whole genome shotgun sequence genomic DNA carries:
- the LOC113309226 gene encoding 17.8 kDa class I heat shock protein-like: MSIAPNFFGNRRTNVFDPFSLDVWDPFQDFPFSSSALSMPRSELSKETSQLANTRIDWKETPEAHIFRADLPGVKKEEVKVEVEEGRVLQISGERSRETEEKNDKWHRVECSSGKFLRRFRLPENTKMDEVKAAMENGVLTVTVPKVEEKKPEVKSIQISG; the protein is encoded by the coding sequence ATGTCGATCGCTCCAAACTTCTTTGGCAACAGAAGAACCAATGTCTTCGACCCATTTTCATTAGACGTATGGGATCCATTCCAAGACTTCCCATTCTCATCCTCTGCACTCTCTATGCCCCGTTCTGAATTATCCAAAGAAACATCACAATTAGCCAACACTAGGATTGATTGGAAAGAAACCCCAGAAGCACATATCTTCAGAGCTGATCTGCCAGGCGTTAAGAAGGAGGAAGTgaaagttgaagttgaagaagggaGAGTTTTACAGATAAGTGGAGAGAGAAGCAGAGAAACTGAAGAGAAGAATGATAAATGGCATCGAGTTGAATGTAGCAGTGGCAAGTTCCTGAGGAGATTCAGGTTGCCTGAGAACACGAAAATGGACGAAGTTAAAGCTGCTATGGAGAATGGAGTCCTCACTGTGACTGTTCCCAAAGTTGAAGAGAAGAAGCCTGAAGTGAAATCTATTCAGATTTCTGGTTAA